ACTCTACAAGCACACGGCCCTCGAAAGCTCATTTGGCGTCATCCTACTCGCCCTAGATAACCGCCGACCCAAGCAGATGAATATCCGCGAGGTCATACAGTGCTATGTCGATCACCGCCGCGAAGTCATCTACCGCCGCACCCTATTCCTACTCCGTAAAGCTGAGGCCCGGGCCCACCTGCTTGAGGGATATCGCATTGCCCTCGATAACCTCGATGACTTCGTCCGCATCATCCGCGCCAGTGCCAGCCGCGACGAAGCCAAAGCGAGCTTGATGGCGAAATACCCCATCACTGACCGCCAGGCGACCGCCATCCTTGAACTGCGCCTCTACCAACTCACGGGTCTAGAACGCGAAAAGATCGAGGAAGAATACGCCGAGATCATGAAGACGATCACTGAGCTCAAAAAGATCATCGAGAACGAGGCCATACTCCTCGGAGTCATCAAGGATGAACTCATTCAAATCCGTGACAAGTATGGTGACGAGCGCCGCACCCGCATCGAAGCAGCAACTGACGAGATGCGCATGGAAGACCTCATCGCTAACGAGGGTTGCATCATTACGGTCACCCACAAAGGCTTCATCAAACGCTCCGCTGTAGACCTCTATCGCTCACAAAAACGGGGTGGCAAGGGCATCATCGGCACAGGTTCTCACGATGAAGACTACGTAGAGCACCTCTTCACCGCTAGCACCCACGACACCATTCTCTTTTTCATGAGTAATGGCCGGGTCTACATGGAAAAAGTTTACAACATTCCCGAAGGCAGCCGGACCTCCAAAGGCCGCATGATCGCAAACGTCCTCGAAATGCAAACTGAGGAAAAAGTAGCCGCCATGATCTGTATCCCAGGCTTCGAAGAAGACGTGCATTTCGTCAAGTGCACCCGCAAAGGCGTCGTCAAAAAAACCCACCTTTCGAACTACAAGCACATCCGCCGAGGCGGTACCATCGGTATCAACATCGACGAAGGCGATGAGCTCTGCAACGTCGTGCTCACCACGGGAGACGACGAGCTCATCATCATCACTCAATCCTCGCAAGCTATCCGCTTTCACGAGTCCGACTTGCGCGATCAAGGCCGGGCAACACGCGGCGTGACTGGCGCGCGCTTTAAGCACGAAGACGACGAGGTCAAAACCATGGAGGTCGTCAACCATGAGGAGACCCTCCTCACCGTTGCCAGCAACGGCATGGGCAAGCGCACCGAGTTTGACGAATACCGCAAAACCGCGCGCGGCACTAAAGGTGTGACTGCCATGAAGGCCGATACCATCGCGGGTGCCCTAAGTGTTTCTGAGGAGGACGAAATCATGGCTATCACCCTAGGGGGTCAAACAGTCCGCATGCCCGTGAAAGACATCCGTATTATCGGCCGCGCCACCCAAGGCGTGCGCTGCATCAACCTCGCCGACGGCGACACCGTTATCGGCATATCCAAGATTATCGAAATCGACGAAGAGGAAGCTTAACTAGTCCGGTGAAGAAATGAGAGTTTATCTAGATAACTGTTGTTTCAATCGCCCATTTGATAATCAAAACCAACTAAGAATACGCCTAGAGACCGAAGCTAAGCTCGCAGTTCAAGCACTGATCCATGCAGGTAAACTAGAACTTGCATGGTCGTATATTTTAGATCTGGAAAACGCCGCTAATCCATTTCCAGAAAGACTAGAGCGCATTGCTACTTGGAAAGCGCTGGCCGTGATTGATATTTCAGAGTCCGCGGATGTTTTAGACTCTGCCAATGCGTTCCTCGGTTTTGGTTTGCGCAGTAAGGACTGCCTTCATCTAGCTTGCGCAATCCAGGCTAAATGTTCAGTTTTCCTAACGACAGATGATGGGATTCTGAAAAAGAGCGAAAACCTGAGCGAAATCCGGGTTTTGAATCCTGTTTCGCACATCACCGATTCCAGCAAATGATTACGGACACCGAGATCAAAGTTAAGGGCCTCAGAGCACTCTCAAATGCTCTGGGTGAAGTTGAGGCTGAACGCTTCATTAGTCTTATTTTGAAGGAGCCTTTTGATTACTCCCAATGGCAAAAAGATCTATTTGCTGGACAGTCGGTTAAGGAGATCAGTGCAGCCGCGACGAAATATCGTGAAGCCACTGAAAAGAATAAGAAACTATAGGACGCCTACATTTGGTATTCCCCATGTAAGGCGCTATCGAAGCTCCTTCCTCCACCCATGCTAGAAGTCAAAGAGAAACCAAAGATGGTCGAGCGGGCCTTTTTGGTCGGTGCTGTCTTTCCCCGTGAATCGATGGAGGAAGGGGAACAACTTCTCGACGAACTCGAAGAGCTGGTAGAGACCCTCGGCATACAGGTTGAGCACAAGGAGCTCGTTAAAGCCCGCGAGCATAATCCCAAATTCCTTCTTGGTACTGGTAAGACAGAAGAGCTCATCGGCCTGGCCAAGGCCAAAAAGTGCGATGTCATCATATTTGACAACGAGTTATCTCCCAGCCAACAGCGTAATTGGGAAAGCATGGAAGAGAAAGTGGCCGTCATCGATCGTCAGGAGATTATTCTCGATATCTTCAATGTCCGTGCCCAAACCCGAGAAGCGCGTCTCCAAGTAGAACTCGCCCGTGCCGAATACAACCTACCCCGCCTCCAGCGCGCCTGGACCCACCTCGACCGCCAACGCGGCGGGGGCGCCACCCAGCGCGATGCGGGAGAAACTCAGCTCGAGCTCGACCAACGCATGGTCCGCGAGCAAATCGCCCGACTCAAACGCGAACTGGGTGTCGTAGTCAAACAACGCGAAGTCCAACGCAAACAACGGCGCAAAAAGCCCGTTCCCTCCGGAGCCTTTGTCGGTTACACCAATGCTGGAAAATCCAGTCTCTTGAACAAAATGAGTGGAGCGGATGTCCTAGCGGAAGACAAACTCTTCGCAACGCTCGACCCAACCTCCCGGCGCACCAAACTCCAGAACGGCCAGCACCTCGTTCTGACGGATACGGTCGGTTTTGTTCGCCGCCTACCCCACCGTCTCGTTGAGGCTTTCAAGGCCACCCTTGAAGAATCGATCATCTCCGATTTTTTGGTCCATGTCGTCGACTTGAGCAATCCCGACTACGAGCACCACATCGAGACCACTGAAAAGGTACTCGAAGAATTGGGTGCGACGGACAAACAGATCATCCTCGCTTTTAATAAAATCGACCAAGTCGACGACCCCGCACTTATCAACCACATCCAGTTGCGCCATCCGGATGCTTGCCTCATTAGCGCACACACCGGAGAAGGGCTCGAAAGCCTTCAGGATGTCATGGTCGACCGTATTGCCGCCTCCTTTGAGGAACTCCGCTTACTTATCCCTCACGAGCGCTACGACCTCGTCTCACAACTCTACCGCGAAGGCGCGATTATCACCGAAACCATCGAAGACGACGGCTACCACCTCTCGGCAAAAATACCCGACCGCATCATCGCCCCCTACCGAGCTTTCTGCCCAGATATTGAAGAAAAAGAACCGGAACCCTGGGAGCGTTGAGCCCCAGCTCGGCGAGTTTTTTTACCTGACTAAGGTAAGTACCTCTCACAACGAACTCGGAGCAGATTTATCAGATCTGGATCCATAAATTCATATTCATCCGGAATGTTAAGCACCGCGATTCGCTTGCCTGCCAGGTGCTTACGAAATTTTCGATTCAGCCGACTTCGGTGCGTATTTTCCATCACGATAACGGTATCTGCCCACTCAATTTGCTCTGGAGACAAAACAACCTCGGCATCATTGTTTAATCCCGCGGAATCCACTTCGACGCCAGGGATATCAGAGAAGATCTCCTCAGCAGTGGGACTCCTGAGTTTGTTCTGAGAACATAGAAACAGCAGCTTCCTCATACCCCTTGCTTCTTAACCTCTTTGCTTGAGGGCCCAACTACTGCTCACACACGATCAATCGCATCGCATCGAGTCTCGGACGTGCAGCGCGTAGCGCTTCAGCTAATTCCCCTCGATGTTCCACCCAGCTATCGATCTCACCTTGAGAGATGCCGTCATTGACCTCACTCAATTCTTCAAGGCGAATGATCTCGCGGTTGATCTGAACGCGCATCTCAGCCTCAGCACCATCGATTGTAGTTTCAATCACGGCCTCAATTTCACTCTTGGCCGCTTCGAGCATTTTGGGGATGAGCCCCTTGATTCCCGGATTATTTAGTATCTTATCGTGATCGGCATCACGCGCTTCAAAGGCACCATCGAGATCCACAAAATCGGCTATCTCACGTTTGTGGTTTACCAGGATCCCTACGGGAGTCCGAGGAAGGTAACGATCCACATGGAGCCGCTGAGGCGCCAGGCATTCGATCACAAATACTGACTCTAAAAACAGCCCTGGCACCTTACAGTCCTGGAAGACGGATACGGCTGTATTGCCGTGTTCACTCGAAAGGAGCGCATCAAATGCACTGCGCACGAGTGGATGGTCTACGGTGAGAAAATGGATATCTTCGCGCCCCAACGCGTCAGCTCGATCAAAGGTCACGGTCATCGGGCCCGACTCCAGTCCAGGCAAGCGCTCGACACGCCCATATTCCATATCAAGCAAGTAGCGCCGCGCACCCATCTCCTCTATGCGCACGCCGAGCTCTTCCAGCATTTGCAGGATGAAATTTTCAAACGTCTTATCTTGGTCCGTGATCGCGATAGACCGCTTCATCGTCTCGCTCTGTCGCGCATCAAATGAATTGAGGGCCAGGAGCTTTAACATGCCGCGTTCCATCTCTTCGCCCCACTCGGCCCGTTTCTTCGCGGTCGCTTTGATCAAACTGGTGAGTGCGCGCCCATCATATTTTTCTGCGAGGCCATGAATACGGTCTTCAAACTCCGCTTTGAGCCGCATTGCGGTAGGGACCGGACTGCTTAAAGCTCCGACACCATCGAGATACCACTTTGCCCACACCGCCTCGGGCCCTTTATCGATATAGGGCACCAGGATCTGAATGTCTGTCGTCTGTCCGATCCGATCGAGACGACCGATACGCTGTTCGAGTAATTCAGGATTCTCTGGCAGATCCCAGAGTATGAGCGTATGGGCAAATTGGAAATTGCGGCCCTCACTACCGATCTCAGAACACAATAACAATCGTGCCCCTTCCTCATCTTGGAAAAATGCCGCATTCCGGTCCCGCTGGACCAAGTTTAACGCTTCATGGAAGACGGCGAGATCCACGTTGATTTGCTCTAAAATCTGTTCGCTCAGGTCTTCCACTAACTCGCGGCTGCGACAGATCAGCAGCGCCTTTCTTCCCGGATTCGCCTTCAACCAATCGACGAGCCATTCAATTTTGGGCTCCATGCCAGTTGGATCGTCGTCCAGACCCTTAAGCGGGATCAGTTCCGGGAGGCGTTTTGGGAATCCACCTAGGGCCGCACGCGTATTTCGGAATATAACTCGCCCGGTTCCAAACGTGTCGAGAATAGCCTGTTCCAGCTCGCGCCGCAACTTATCGTCAAGAGCTCGCGCCCTCGGGAGCTGTTCTGCCATATGCGGCACTACAGCCTGAATGCGCTCGATAGTTGTAACATCCAGAGAAGCTTGCTGATCCACATGATCGATCAGATCCGCGGCCTCTTGGTAATGCTCACTCTCACTAACAAATTTCGCCAGATCGCTATAGCGGTCCGGATCGAGCAGACGCAGACGAGCAAAGTGACCCTCGGCACCCAGCTGCTGGGGTGTTGCCGTTAAAAGAAGTAGCGCCGGCACACTTTTGGCCAGCTCTTCTACCGCTGCATATTCATCTGATACTTGATCTTCAGACCACTCTAAGTGATGCGCCTCATCCACGATCATTAAGTCCCATCCGGCTTCTACGGTCTGGACGAGACGTCGCGGGTGTTTCACCAACATAGATAAAGGCATTAAAGCATGTTGCGTCTCAGCAAACGGGTTTTGGGCTCCATCAGGATGCTCGTCAGCGGCCACGCAGCGCTCTTCGTCGAAGACAGTAAACATCATATTGAAGCGCCGCAGTAGTTCGATAAACCACTGATGCACCAACGAATCTGGAAGAATCACGAGCACCTGATCGGCGCGCCCCGTCAAGTGCAGGCGATGCATGATCAATGCGGCCTCGATGGTTTTACCCAAGCCCACCTCGTCTGCGAGCAACACGCGCGGATTAAGGCGCTGGGTCACCTCCTCTGCGATGTATAGCTGGTGGTTGATCAGGTCGATCCGCGACCCGATGAGTCCCCGAGTCGGCGCTTTACGGATCTTGGCCTGCCACTCCAGTGATTCCAAACGCACCATGTATGAGCGCGAATTATCCAACTGTCCCCCCTGCATTCGATCAATAGGGGAGGAAAAGCTAATCGTATCGGATAAAGCCGCCTCAGGCACCCATTCGCTATCGAGCAGATAACTGAGGAAACCGTTCTCCTCCTTCACATTTTCTACTGTGCCCTTGCTCCCCTCATGGGTTTCTACCCGATCCCCCACGGAAAACTCTACCCGACGCACCGGCGCAGATTCCAAAGCATACTCCCGACGTTCCTCAGCAGCCGGAAATAAAATCTCCACACGCCCAAATTTCGCGCTCAGCACCACTCCCAAGCCCAATTCCGGCTCAGCATCACTCACCCATCTCTGTCCGGGCTGAATATTCGATCCACTCATAAAGCAACATAAGATAACCGCCTAAGTCACCTTATGGAAAGCTGAAAGCACCTATTCAGGTGGACGATGCTCTTCATCCAGATGCAGGTAACCCCGTATCACATGTTCAAATGGGACCACACAGATACCCTCGGCCAGCGAATAGGGCCGTTTTCCTGGATAAATCACATATAAATGCTCCAAATCCAGATCTTCCATGGCAATCATCATGGACTTCGTTTTCCTAGGTCCATCGGACCGTTTCATCTCAAATCCATAGCGCTTTCCGTTTTTGATCAGCAAAAGATCCAGCTCGGCTCCAGCATGCGTCGCCCAAAAATAGACCTCGTCGGGCGCGTATAAAAACACGATCGTTTCTAGTACTAGACCTTCCCAAGAAGATCCAATTTTAGGATGAGTAACGAGTGCGTCATACTCGCAAATCCCTAAAATAGCATGCAATAATCCGGTGTCGCGAAAGTATAACTTAGGTTGTTTCACCTGACGCTTCTTCAAGTTCTCATGCCAGGGTCGCAAGGCTCGTATCATAAATACGTTCTCCAGTAGATCCAGATACCGGATAACACTCGTTTGACTGACACCCAAAGAACGCGCGGCCTCACTGGCGTTGAAAACCTGACCGTGATAATGCGCTAACATTGCCCAGAAACGCCGAATAGTGGATGCAGGAGTACGAATGCCCATCGAAGCCAGATCTATCTCCAAAAATGTGCGAATAAAGTTCTGCCGCCACTGCCAGCTATCATTGTCATTAGTGGGCAACAAAGAACGCGGAAATCCGCCGCGAGACCAATAATCTGATATCTTTGCCTCACCCTGAACCTCAATCATCGAGAATGGCGTCAATTCAATATACTCTATGCGCCCAGCCAAAGATTCAGCACTCTTTTGCATCAACTCAGGGCTGGCACTTCCTAAAATGAGGAATCTAGCTTTT
This genomic window from Opitutales bacterium contains:
- the gyrA gene encoding DNA gyrase subunit A, whose amino-acid sequence is MSDAETPERLVNTNITEIMESAYIDYSMSVIVSRALPDARDGLKPVQRRILYAMLREGLLHNRPFDKCAGVVGEVLKNYHPHGDTSVYDTLVRLAQPWVMRYPLIDPQGNFGSVDGDSPAAYRYTECRLTSLAEEMLRDIDSDTVDFVPNYKESTTEPSVLPASFPELLVNGSTGIAVGMTTNIPPHNLTETINAVCLVIDNPSVSIEEIMEVLPGPDFPTGGTINGFSGIDSYMKTGRGIVRMKGTITVEENKDGKEYILITEIPYNVNRATLVAKIAELVNDKVIEGVSEVRDESDENTRVVIELKRGEIPRVVINKLYKHTALESSFGVILLALDNRRPKQMNIREVIQCYVDHRREVIYRRTLFLLRKAEARAHLLEGYRIALDNLDDFVRIIRASASRDEAKASLMAKYPITDRQATAILELRLYQLTGLEREKIEEEYAEIMKTITELKKIIENEAILLGVIKDELIQIRDKYGDERRTRIEAATDEMRMEDLIANEGCIITVTHKGFIKRSAVDLYRSQKRGGKGIIGTGSHDEDYVEHLFTASTHDTILFFMSNGRVYMEKVYNIPEGSRTSKGRMIANVLEMQTEEKVAAMICIPGFEEDVHFVKCTRKGVVKKTHLSNYKHIRRGGTIGINIDEGDELCNVVLTTGDDELIIITQSSQAIRFHESDLRDQGRATRGVTGARFKHEDDEVKTMEVVNHEETLLTVASNGMGKRTEFDEYRKTARGTKGVTAMKADTIAGALSVSEEDEIMAITLGGQTVRMPVKDIRIIGRATQGVRCINLADGDTVIGISKIIEIDEEEA
- a CDS encoding PIN domain-containing protein, translating into MRVYLDNCCFNRPFDNQNQLRIRLETEAKLAVQALIHAGKLELAWSYILDLENAANPFPERLERIATWKALAVIDISESADVLDSANAFLGFGLRSKDCLHLACAIQAKCSVFLTTDDGILKKSENLSEIRVLNPVSHITDSSK
- the hflX gene encoding GTPase HflX, with product MVERAFLVGAVFPRESMEEGEQLLDELEELVETLGIQVEHKELVKAREHNPKFLLGTGKTEELIGLAKAKKCDVIIFDNELSPSQQRNWESMEEKVAVIDRQEIILDIFNVRAQTREARLQVELARAEYNLPRLQRAWTHLDRQRGGGATQRDAGETQLELDQRMVREQIARLKRELGVVVKQREVQRKQRRKKPVPSGAFVGYTNAGKSSLLNKMSGADVLAEDKLFATLDPTSRRTKLQNGQHLVLTDTVGFVRRLPHRLVEAFKATLEESIISDFLVHVVDLSNPDYEHHIETTEKVLEELGATDKQIILAFNKIDQVDDPALINHIQLRHPDACLISAHTGEGLESLQDVMVDRIAASFEELRLLIPHERYDLVSQLYREGAIITETIEDDGYHLSAKIPDRIIAPYRAFCPDIEEKEPEPWER
- a CDS encoding phosphotyrosine protein phosphatase, with protein sequence MRKLLFLCSQNKLRSPTAEEIFSDIPGVEVDSAGLNNDAEVVLSPEQIEWADTVIVMENTHRSRLNRKFRKHLAGKRIAVLNIPDEYEFMDPDLINLLRVRCERYLP
- a CDS encoding DEAD/DEAH box helicase family protein; this encodes MSGSNIQPGQRWVSDAEPELGLGVVLSAKFGRVEILFPAAEERREYALESAPVRRVEFSVGDRVETHEGSKGTVENVKEENGFLSYLLDSEWVPEAALSDTISFSSPIDRMQGGQLDNSRSYMVRLESLEWQAKIRKAPTRGLIGSRIDLINHQLYIAEEVTQRLNPRVLLADEVGLGKTIEAALIMHRLHLTGRADQVLVILPDSLVHQWFIELLRRFNMMFTVFDEERCVAADEHPDGAQNPFAETQHALMPLSMLVKHPRRLVQTVEAGWDLMIVDEAHHLEWSEDQVSDEYAAVEELAKSVPALLLLTATPQQLGAEGHFARLRLLDPDRYSDLAKFVSESEHYQEAADLIDHVDQQASLDVTTIERIQAVVPHMAEQLPRARALDDKLRRELEQAILDTFGTGRVIFRNTRAALGGFPKRLPELIPLKGLDDDPTGMEPKIEWLVDWLKANPGRKALLICRSRELVEDLSEQILEQINVDLAVFHEALNLVQRDRNAAFFQDEEGARLLLCSEIGSEGRNFQFAHTLILWDLPENPELLEQRIGRLDRIGQTTDIQILVPYIDKGPEAVWAKWYLDGVGALSSPVPTAMRLKAEFEDRIHGLAEKYDGRALTSLIKATAKKRAEWGEEMERGMLKLLALNSFDARQSETMKRSIAITDQDKTFENFILQMLEELGVRIEEMGARRYLLDMEYGRVERLPGLESGPMTVTFDRADALGREDIHFLTVDHPLVRSAFDALLSSEHGNTAVSVFQDCKVPGLFLESVFVIECLAPQRLHVDRYLPRTPVGILVNHKREIADFVDLDGAFEARDADHDKILNNPGIKGLIPKMLEAAKSEIEAVIETTIDGAEAEMRVQINREIIRLEELSEVNDGISQGEIDSWVEHRGELAEALRAARPRLDAMRLIVCEQ
- a CDS encoding ATP-binding protein; translated protein: MIVRKQKQEQVEDALRRSLIVGIVGPRQCGKTTLARSYVEADSPNYFDLEDPSSLARLDAPMTALEELRGLVVIDEVQRKPDLFPILRVLADRSDKKARFLILGSASPELMQKSAESLAGRIEYIELTPFSMIEVQGEAKISDYWSRGGFPRSLLPTNDNDSWQWRQNFIRTFLEIDLASMGIRTPASTIRRFWAMLAHYHGQVFNASEAARSLGVSQTSVIRYLDLLENVFMIRALRPWHENLKKRQVKQPKLYFRDTGLLHAILGICEYDALVTHPKIGSSWEGLVLETIVFLYAPDEVYFWATHAGAELDLLLIKNGKRYGFEMKRSDGPRKTKSMMIAMEDLDLEHLYVIYPGKRPYSLAEGICVVPFEHVIRGYLHLDEEHRPPE